In Fodinibius saliphilus, a genomic segment contains:
- a CDS encoding tetratricopeptide repeat protein, whose translation MKCTISIFLMIFMGSVSGAHASFYTPSYDTTNYENELEKGIEAFYQTDWDRAETIFDKLQQKNPKDSRAYFFSSMIPFWTYYFGDTSEQAANLFLKRSEQAIRVSRNQLKQHPRDTTMVLMLSGLYGYRSLVAASQEEYRTAIESGMTGFKYTRQLLMLDADDPRALIGKGMFYYMVGSVPNGLKWVTNMIGFSGDTEAGFSALKKAATSDSYVSNDAKMILAYLYKKEEQPQKALPYLEKLVSKYPKNIIFQFNLAEILEKCGYSQKARKRYQKVMSMNAIHLESLRQESHRRLQ comes from the coding sequence ATGAAATGTACGATTTCGATATTTTTAATGATATTCATGGGTTCCGTTTCGGGAGCCCATGCTTCATTTTATACCCCTTCCTATGATACAACGAACTATGAAAACGAACTCGAAAAGGGAATAGAAGCTTTTTATCAAACAGATTGGGATCGGGCAGAAACAATATTTGATAAGCTGCAGCAAAAAAATCCCAAGGATTCACGAGCCTACTTCTTTTCTTCAATGATCCCTTTTTGGACCTATTATTTTGGGGATACCTCTGAACAGGCAGCAAATCTTTTTTTAAAACGTTCAGAGCAAGCAATTCGTGTAAGCCGTAATCAATTAAAACAACATCCCCGGGATACCACGATGGTTCTTATGTTAAGTGGATTATATGGGTATCGCAGTTTGGTAGCAGCCAGCCAAGAAGAGTATCGGACTGCTATTGAAAGTGGAATGACTGGTTTTAAATACACACGGCAACTGTTAATGTTAGATGCGGATGATCCTAGGGCTCTTATTGGCAAAGGAATGTTTTATTATATGGTGGGCAGTGTCCCCAATGGCTTAAAATGGGTAACCAATATGATTGGATTCTCAGGAGACACTGAAGCAGGGTTTTCTGCTTTAAAGAAGGCGGCGACCTCTGATAGTTATGTGAGTAATGACGCCAAAATGATTTTAGCCTATCTCTACAAAAAAGAAGAGCAACCCCAGAAAGCGTTACCATATCTAGAAAAGCTGGTAAGCAAGTATCCCAAAAATATCATATTCCAGTTTAATCTTGCTGAGATCCTCGAAAAATGCGGATATTCACAAAAAGCCAGAAAAAGGTATCAAAAAGTGATGTCTATGAATGCTATACATCTCGAATCATTAAGACAGGAGAGTCACCGTCGGCTGCAATAA
- a CDS encoding efflux RND transporter permease subunit produces the protein MNFTDLSLRRPVTTIMVFISFVVIGIIASRMVPLEYFPDISFPGAYISVPYPNSTPEEVERNITRPIEEALATISGLERMNSTSSENQAGIFVQFKMGSNISMKAMEVKEKIDGIRNQLPDDMERFSINKFSAQDNPMMKLRISSKRNLSNAYDLLNRNLKQRIERINGIAKVDLYGVEQKQIRIELIPDRLKAHKVNLNELTQKLRRSNFSVTAGKVEDAGKRYMVRPTGELTNPAEFARLVIGPNNLQLKDIATVGYGKPDRDYGRHLDQTYAIGLDVFKESGANTVEIGDKVLTEIEEINKLPEMHGIKIYEMNNQATGIISSLSELFKAGLLGAFFSIIILYLFLRRLSTTLIVAMAVPFSLIVTLGLLYFMDLSLNILSMMGLMLAVGMLVDNAVVVTENIHRNQKLIDDKVEATKRGVKQVSMAVTAGTLTTIIVFLPNIISEDSMIAIQLYHVAITIILALGASLLISLTIIPLFTSKVKAPKKTEEKNNIIKKLEEKYSATLNWLLKRRYTSSFLILGTLLSVAIPMSMTNIDMFPSSESREIYLRYQLNDRYTVERVEQSVSRIEEYLYSNKKKFEIDAVYSYFEPENATSTILLTDDDKAEKDVKTIKKEIEENLPKIAIGDVSFEFRDRTGGEQLRVFIIGESSEVLVNLANEVVRRLEDTPGIAEVRSEAETGTEEVQVMVNRERARSMGISTSEVANLVSSSIRGTNLRRVRGKHGETDVVLALQESDRQSIQDLMKLPVTLRDQEETVTLASVADYRMDVGPRTIRRENRQTSMGITISLDDLPMNKAKERIFPILDQINYPAGYGWSQGRSFEQDQEAMDEMLINMLLAMFLIYLVMASLFESVLFPSSIITSIFFAVIGVFWFFFVTGTTFSFMAMIGILILMGIVVNNGIVLIDHIHQLRESGMNRFEAIIKGGKDRMRPILMTAATTVLGLLPLCFGTTQIGGDGPPYFPMARAIVGGLTFSTVVTLVILPAIYLILDDIKLWGSRVWQTGTKRT, from the coding sequence ATGAATTTCACTGATCTCTCACTTCGTCGTCCGGTAACCACCATCATGGTGTTTATAAGCTTTGTCGTTATCGGCATTATTGCCAGTCGAATGGTACCCCTTGAGTACTTCCCGGATATCTCTTTTCCCGGTGCCTATATATCGGTACCCTATCCTAATTCTACACCTGAAGAAGTAGAACGAAATATAACCCGCCCCATCGAAGAAGCCCTGGCAACAATTAGTGGGCTGGAACGCATGAATTCTACCTCCAGTGAAAATCAGGCAGGCATTTTCGTGCAGTTTAAGATGGGATCCAACATTAGCATGAAGGCGATGGAGGTTAAAGAAAAAATTGATGGAATACGCAACCAGTTACCCGATGATATGGAGCGGTTTAGCATCAATAAGTTTTCTGCGCAAGATAACCCGATGATGAAACTTCGCATCTCCAGCAAGCGGAATCTTTCAAATGCCTATGATCTACTTAACCGCAATCTAAAACAACGTATTGAGCGTATTAATGGTATTGCAAAAGTAGATTTATACGGTGTTGAACAGAAGCAAATTCGCATTGAACTTATTCCTGACCGACTTAAAGCTCACAAGGTAAATCTCAATGAGCTCACGCAAAAACTGCGAAGAAGTAATTTCTCAGTCACAGCCGGCAAAGTTGAAGATGCCGGCAAGCGGTATATGGTTCGTCCAACGGGAGAACTGACCAATCCTGCTGAATTTGCCCGTCTTGTTATTGGTCCTAATAATCTGCAACTAAAAGATATAGCTACTGTCGGCTATGGTAAACCCGATAGAGATTATGGCCGTCATTTAGATCAAACTTATGCCATTGGTCTTGATGTATTTAAAGAATCGGGTGCTAATACAGTGGAAATAGGTGACAAGGTACTTACCGAAATTGAAGAAATAAATAAACTGCCTGAAATGCATGGCATCAAGATCTATGAGATGAATAATCAGGCTACCGGTATTATAAGTTCTCTTTCAGAGCTTTTTAAAGCAGGACTGCTGGGGGCTTTTTTCTCTATCATCATTTTATACCTCTTCCTGAGGCGACTTAGCACCACCCTCATCGTAGCCATGGCTGTTCCCTTTTCACTCATTGTTACCTTGGGACTACTTTATTTCATGGATTTGTCCCTTAACATACTTTCTATGATGGGACTTATGTTGGCTGTGGGAATGCTAGTTGATAATGCCGTTGTCGTCACAGAAAACATCCATCGTAACCAAAAACTAATCGACGATAAGGTCGAAGCTACCAAAAGAGGTGTTAAACAGGTATCAATGGCTGTTACAGCCGGTACCTTAACAACAATCATTGTATTTTTGCCTAACATTATCAGCGAGGATTCCATGATTGCCATACAGCTATATCATGTAGCTATTACCATTATTCTGGCATTAGGGGCCTCTCTGCTTATTTCACTCACTATTATTCCCCTATTTACGTCGAAGGTTAAAGCACCGAAAAAAACGGAAGAGAAAAATAACATCATTAAAAAACTTGAAGAAAAGTACAGTGCTACTTTAAATTGGCTTTTAAAGCGCCGATATACTTCAAGCTTTCTGATATTAGGTACGCTTCTCAGTGTTGCAATTCCGATGAGTATGACAAATATAGATATGTTTCCCTCCTCAGAATCACGAGAAATCTATTTGCGTTATCAACTTAATGATCGTTATACGGTAGAACGTGTAGAACAATCGGTGAGCCGTATTGAAGAATATCTCTACAGTAACAAGAAAAAGTTCGAAATTGATGCTGTGTACTCTTATTTCGAACCGGAAAACGCGACCTCAACCATCTTACTTACCGATGATGATAAAGCAGAAAAAGATGTTAAAACTATAAAAAAGGAGATTGAAGAAAATCTGCCTAAAATTGCTATCGGAGATGTTTCCTTTGAATTCCGTGACCGAACCGGTGGAGAACAACTCCGGGTGTTTATTATTGGGGAATCTTCTGAGGTACTGGTAAACCTGGCTAACGAAGTGGTCCGGCGCCTGGAAGACACCCCGGGTATAGCTGAGGTCCGATCTGAGGCTGAGACCGGTACTGAAGAGGTTCAAGTTATGGTTAACCGGGAACGGGCCCGCAGTATGGGAATATCCACGTCTGAAGTTGCTAATCTTGTTTCCAGTTCTATTCGTGGTACAAACTTACGCCGGGTTCGCGGTAAACACGGCGAAACTGATGTTGTCTTGGCTTTGCAAGAGTCTGATCGCCAGTCTATTCAAGATCTTATGAAACTCCCTGTTACTTTAAGAGATCAAGAAGAAACGGTAACCCTTGCTTCTGTAGCTGATTACCGTATGGATGTAGGACCACGCACGATCCGCAGAGAAAACCGTCAAACTTCAATGGGCATTACAATCAGCCTTGATGATTTGCCTATGAATAAAGCTAAGGAAAGAATCTTCCCTATTTTGGACCAAATTAATTACCCTGCCGGCTACGGCTGGAGTCAAGGAAGAAGTTTTGAACAAGATCAGGAAGCAATGGATGAGATGCTTATTAATATGCTTTTGGCTATGTTCTTAATCTACCTGGTTATGGCTTCTCTTTTCGAATCTGTGCTATTTCCTTCCAGTATTATTACCTCCATTTTCTTTGCCGTAATTGGGGTTTTCTGGTTTTTCTTTGTTACCGGTACAACCTTTTCATTTATGGCCATGATCGGGATACTCATCTTGATGGGGATTGTGGTCAATAATGGTATTGTACTTATCGATCACATTCATCAGCTTCGAGAATCAGGGATGAATCGATTTGAGGCTATCATTAAAGGAGGAAAAGATCGTATGCGTCCCATTTTAATGACCGCGGCAACTACGGTATTGGGATTACTCCCACTCTGTTTTGGGACTACCCAAATTGGCGGTGACGGTCCTCCCTACTTTCCCATGGCACGGGCTATTGTTGGGGGCTTAACCTTTTCTACTGTTGTTACGTTGGTTATCTTACCGGCAATTTACCTGATCCTGGATGACATTAAATTATGGGGTAGCCGGGTATGGCAAACTGGTACGAAAAGAACATAA
- a CDS encoding acyl-[acyl-carrier-protein] thioesterase, which yields MDTEKLSYKESFKIRASEVASNHQATLPAIGNLLQEIAGNHARKLSFDITDLQENNRTWVLHRLHIQMERLPDWRETICIQTWPSGGDGLRAHRDFLILDNKETIIGRALSYWLILDIESRRPTRIPEEILKKVPTNSDHVLQQNEFPSQPIESPVSKKYFTVRKSDLDLNNHVNNVRFVEWMFSCLPDSTPIKNIDIVFKAESTYGDKIIARQMNTDEHTYLQVVTEPTNKILAEAVI from the coding sequence ATGGATACCGAAAAACTTAGCTATAAAGAGTCTTTTAAGATCCGCGCATCAGAAGTTGCTAGCAACCACCAAGCAACACTCCCTGCAATAGGAAATTTGTTACAAGAGATTGCCGGTAACCATGCCCGTAAGCTTTCATTTGATATTACTGACCTTCAAGAAAATAACAGAACGTGGGTACTTCACCGACTTCACATTCAAATGGAACGGCTCCCCGACTGGAGAGAAACCATTTGTATCCAGACCTGGCCCTCTGGCGGCGACGGACTTCGGGCCCATCGTGATTTCTTAATACTGGATAACAAAGAGACAATAATAGGTCGAGCTCTAAGCTACTGGCTGATATTAGATATTGAAAGTCGCCGCCCCACCCGCATACCAGAAGAGATTTTAAAAAAGGTACCCACAAATAGTGATCATGTACTACAACAAAATGAGTTTCCTTCCCAACCTATTGAATCACCGGTAAGCAAAAAATATTTTACCGTACGAAAATCTGACCTTGATCTGAATAATCACGTCAATAACGTCCGTTTTGTGGAATGGATGTTTTCATGTCTACCTGATTCTACCCCAATAAAAAATATTGATATCGTCTTCAAAGCTGAATCTACGTATGGTGATAAGATTATTGCCCGCCAAATGAATACAGATGAACATACCTATCTTCAAGTTGTGACAGAACCAACCAACAAAATACTGGCTGAAGCCGTCATTTAG
- a CDS encoding lamin tail domain-containing protein produces the protein MALKLLCKKIFKTCFFLVFLFGSFAQISYGQSLSSGDIAFTGFKVEDSDGFAVVFFESVAGEQEIHFSEGPWLGNSFGNEAGNFTWNSPAGGISAGTVLSFRDLNSTPSVNIGSITDATKINLLGSGSVIFAYTGTDKDTPNTPMLGAISNSIDHYNGTQGTLSGTGLTQNVDAILLNAVTGGQQFGGDRSRNTKSGYRKKLNKDGKWEEADGSSNQASKVFPFDTESFRIVSAPTVAFSSAKLTSTEGSTILLIVKLLESTASPVDVDISFLSDVSTASSADLDNYTNTKVSFGSGAVDGTKQGVSITLSEDNNFEGDEKAVFGLRNNTSGSLVKPDVMTLTIADNDSPKIVINEFLADPTAGSDGDANGDGIRDGVDDEFIEIINSETKEIDISGWQLSNDGGNNITYTFPEGTILPAGRAIVVFGGGSPSGQFGSAFVHTASNLSLTNSYGQVTLLDKSGTVVDNIAYEKETENGQSITRAPDETGEGIPHSQVSDSNGELFSPGTKVDGSSFTSGHVVALRGNEGWRMISSPGQGTTFEDLIGDLWVQGFSGSDELSGTGSIFSWSEKNGGAFATPSSMSSSLEVGKGYIVYVFEDDELNTSGIQGGFPKFISSDNIDNNRTVNVPVSAHDADEQNGIDGNEGWNLLGNPFGTDISVDALFSALEAAGMVNTNIYVWDNNKSGGADYVELSKGDGERLAPYQAFWVRYMQDGIDTEVILDKDNLMPNGSTNYYKKESEDSFQFGLELHGTEKFDTYHLEFNDLGAIDSDRFDGYHLFSLDPSSINFYSMLNSNRLQKNVLPRSLDANLNIPLYFEAGSREKLILRWKKLKGVPEDWEFILVDEMENREINLRTTNTYEFTNYNVGDAQKINQKEKLLNKGKVKSESDARFTLKVQPNSQGLSSGEMPNSAKLNPNYPNPFNPTTTISYELTKDAEVTLTVWNMIGQKVATLIDGPAEAGRNEVSWNASSMPSGIYIARFEVGGKVYTRKMTLIK, from the coding sequence ATGGCCCTAAAGCTACTGTGTAAAAAGATTTTTAAGACCTGTTTTTTCTTAGTTTTCCTTTTTGGGAGCTTTGCACAGATAAGCTATGGCCAGTCGTTATCATCGGGTGATATCGCCTTTACTGGATTCAAGGTTGAAGACTCTGACGGCTTTGCAGTGGTTTTTTTTGAAAGCGTAGCTGGGGAACAGGAAATTCACTTCAGTGAAGGACCTTGGTTAGGAAATTCATTTGGTAATGAAGCGGGTAATTTTACTTGGAATTCTCCCGCTGGGGGTATTTCAGCAGGAACAGTCCTTTCTTTTCGTGATCTGAATAGTACTCCTTCTGTGAATATTGGTTCTATCACTGATGCTACTAAAATAAACTTATTAGGATCTGGTAGCGTTATTTTCGCATATACCGGTACTGATAAGGACACCCCTAATACTCCAATGCTTGGAGCAATTTCTAATTCAATTGATCATTACAATGGTACTCAAGGGACGTTGTCAGGAACTGGATTAACACAAAACGTTGATGCCATACTGTTAAATGCTGTCACTGGTGGCCAACAGTTTGGTGGAGATCGAAGTAGAAATACAAAAAGTGGATATAGAAAAAAGCTCAATAAAGATGGCAAATGGGAGGAAGCCGATGGAAGTAGTAACCAAGCTTCAAAAGTTTTTCCTTTTGATACTGAATCTTTTAGGATAGTATCTGCTCCAACAGTAGCTTTTTCTTCTGCTAAACTAACTAGTACCGAGGGTAGTACTATTTTACTAATTGTTAAACTCTTAGAATCTACTGCTAGCCCGGTAGATGTTGATATCAGCTTTTTGAGTGATGTGAGTACTGCCAGTTCAGCTGATCTGGATAACTACACCAACACAAAGGTAAGTTTTGGTTCTGGGGCTGTAGATGGTACCAAACAGGGGGTGTCGATAACACTGTCGGAGGACAATAACTTTGAAGGAGATGAAAAAGCAGTATTTGGTCTTCGTAATAATACTTCCGGTTCACTTGTAAAACCAGACGTAATGACGTTGACAATTGCTGATAATGATTCTCCCAAAATTGTAATCAATGAGTTTTTAGCGGATCCTACTGCAGGGAGTGACGGAGATGCCAACGGAGACGGTATCAGAGATGGAGTTGATGATGAATTTATTGAGATTATTAATTCTGAAACCAAAGAAATTGACATTTCCGGTTGGCAGTTATCTAATGATGGGGGAAATAACATAACCTATACCTTTCCTGAGGGTACGATATTACCGGCAGGCAGGGCCATTGTAGTTTTTGGCGGGGGATCTCCATCGGGACAGTTTGGAAGTGCCTTTGTACATACTGCATCTAACTTGAGTTTAACAAATAGTTATGGACAGGTTACTCTCTTAGATAAATCCGGGACTGTTGTTGATAATATTGCATATGAAAAAGAAACAGAAAATGGTCAATCTATAACACGTGCTCCAGATGAGACTGGGGAGGGTATTCCACATTCGCAAGTATCAGATAGTAATGGCGAGTTGTTTTCGCCAGGAACAAAAGTAGATGGCAGTTCTTTTACTAGTGGACATGTAGTAGCACTTCGTGGAAATGAAGGGTGGCGCATGATATCATCGCCCGGTCAAGGAACTACTTTCGAAGATTTGATTGGAGATCTATGGGTGCAAGGCTTTAGTGGTTCTGATGAACTTTCGGGTACAGGAAGCATATTCTCTTGGTCGGAGAAGAATGGAGGAGCATTTGCGACGCCATCCAGTATGTCATCATCGTTGGAAGTCGGTAAAGGATATATCGTATATGTTTTTGAAGATGATGAATTAAATACTTCTGGTATACAAGGAGGGTTTCCAAAATTTATCAGCTCAGATAATATTGATAATAATAGAACTGTAAATGTTCCAGTTTCAGCACATGACGCTGATGAGCAAAATGGTATCGATGGGAATGAAGGCTGGAACTTATTGGGCAATCCATTTGGGACGGATATTTCAGTAGATGCTCTTTTTTCGGCCTTGGAAGCAGCTGGAATGGTAAATACAAATATTTATGTCTGGGATAATAATAAGTCTGGGGGTGCAGATTATGTTGAATTGTCAAAAGGGGATGGTGAACGATTAGCTCCATACCAAGCTTTTTGGGTTCGCTATATGCAAGATGGTATTGATACAGAAGTAATCTTGGACAAAGATAATCTTATGCCCAATGGTAGCACAAATTATTATAAAAAAGAATCTGAAGATTCATTTCAGTTTGGGCTGGAGCTACATGGAACAGAGAAATTTGATACCTATCATTTAGAATTTAATGATCTAGGGGCAATTGACTCGGACCGTTTTGATGGTTATCACTTATTTTCGTTAGATCCGAGTTCTATTAATTTCTATAGTATGTTAAATAGTAATCGTCTTCAAAAAAACGTGCTTCCTCGTAGTTTAGATGCGAATCTGAATATTCCATTATATTTCGAGGCTGGTAGCAGAGAAAAGCTTATACTGCGTTGGAAAAAACTAAAAGGGGTGCCAGAAGATTGGGAGTTTATTCTGGTTGATGAAATGGAAAACCGTGAAATCAATCTTCGAACAACGAATACGTATGAGTTTACAAACTATAATGTTGGAGATGCACAAAAAATCAATCAAAAAGAGAAACTATTAAATAAAGGAAAGGTAAAATCTGAATCTGATGCTCGGTTTACACTGAAAGTTCAACCTAATTCACAGGGGTTATCTTCAGGCGAAATGCCGAATTCTGCAAAATTGAACCCCAACTATCCCAATCCATTTAACCCCACTACTACTATATCATATGAATTGACAAAAGATGCAGAAGTTACACTAACCGTTTGGAATATGATTGGTCAGAAAGTGGCTACCCTTATTGATGGTCCCGCAGAAGCGGGTAGAAATGAAGTAAGCTGGAATGCCAGTAGCATGCCAAGTGGTATATATATTGCCCGTTTTGAAGTTGGAGGGAAGGTTTATACCCGTAAGATGACGCTGATAAAATAA
- a CDS encoding aldo/keto reductase translates to MQYKNIQGLEVPEIGLGTYKLHDRECSKIVRTALDLGYRHIDTAQMYKNEREIGEALNVSNVPREDIFLSTKIWHTNLDADDVLQSTEESLRQLDTPYVDLLMIHWPNDQYDLRPTIESMLVLRDQGKAMNIGVSNFPLDLLKIANDEIRAPIFCNQVEFHPFIDQLDLLDYAIEKDIMVTAYSPLAQGKVTENKEMQEIAEKYDKSPAQISLRWLIEQENVVAIPKASNEEHLKENFEVFDFFLEDEDFDRIDQLEKTTRLVNPSFAPNWG, encoded by the coding sequence ATGCAATATAAAAATATACAGGGACTTGAGGTTCCGGAGATCGGGCTCGGGACCTATAAGCTACACGACAGAGAGTGTTCAAAAATAGTTCGAACAGCACTCGATCTTGGTTATAGACATATTGATACTGCTCAGATGTACAAAAATGAGCGTGAAATCGGGGAGGCATTGAATGTTTCTAATGTTCCGAGAGAAGATATTTTTCTGAGTACCAAAATATGGCACACTAACCTTGACGCTGATGATGTGTTACAGTCTACTGAGGAGAGTCTCCGCCAATTGGATACCCCATATGTAGATCTTCTGATGATACACTGGCCCAATGATCAATACGATCTTCGGCCAACTATTGAGTCCATGTTGGTGCTCAGAGATCAAGGAAAGGCAATGAATATCGGAGTAAGTAATTTTCCGCTTGATTTGCTCAAAATTGCAAATGATGAAATTCGAGCTCCTATTTTTTGTAACCAGGTTGAGTTCCACCCATTTATTGACCAACTGGATCTGTTGGACTATGCCATTGAGAAAGATATTATGGTTACGGCCTACAGCCCACTAGCTCAAGGAAAGGTTACAGAAAACAAAGAAATGCAGGAAATTGCCGAAAAATACGATAAATCACCGGCACAGATTTCTTTGCGTTGGCTTATCGAGCAGGAAAATGTAGTGGCAATTCCCAAAGCATCGAATGAAGAGCATCTGAAAGAAAACTTTGAAGTTTTTGATTTTTTCCTTGAAGATGAAGATTTCGATAGGATTGACCAGCTAGAGAAAACTACCCGTTTGGTAAATCCAAGCTTTGCTCCGAACTGGGGATAA